Within Drosophila gunungcola strain Sukarami chromosome 2L unlocalized genomic scaffold, Dgunungcola_SK_2 000008F, whole genome shotgun sequence, the genomic segment GTGATGGTTTGCATTTCGCTCGACAGGTGAGTCCGCAGCCGCTTGACTGTCGCTAATGGACCAAATTGATAGCCAGATAAGGCGCCTCAGAGTGTCAATCGATGGCTGACGGCTTTCTCACCACCCAGTTCCTCTTGTCTCCATCAGATACTTTGCCATCCTGAAGCCGCTGAAGCGGTCCTACAACCGCGGACGCATCATGCTGGCCTGTGCCTGGCTGGGCTCTGTCGTGTGCAGCGTTCCCCAGGTGAGTCCTCTGGTACACCGCGCAAAGTCGATCTGAAATTGGGAAAGTGCACGCCGAACAATTGAAACCATTCTTAGCAAAGGAATATTACAATGTTGGATTTGTAACATTTAAACATGATTTTTGGGTTGGTAAAAAGTtggtaaaaagaaaatgtttgattgtaattaaacacatttcaaaaattatgttcattaagttttttagaaaactatcAGTAGTTTTCTATTGAGTATTTACATACTTTATTATTACTTAAACTCTGATGATAGCCTTTGAtagaaggttttttttaacttgttattacattttacaaattttgtaggataaaacaaaaaaataaataacaaataaataacaaatgtttacatttttcgATTGATTTgtattcaaatgaaattttaaaatcgcaAAAGATCCAAACGCATATGgtatattttttcgatttattttcatttggtCCTATGATACAGTTGTTTCGAAATACATACCACCAGAATaaacagaaatttaatttaaatagttctAAAGCTGAGatattaatttgcataaaaacagATGTACGGACGAATGTTTGACTGTTGATACTGAACTAATATAAACCTATAGTCGGAAAGACTGCTTTGCTGAAGATTTATTCCATTAAAGATTTATTCCTATAAAAATGAATCCGAACATTTAAACGGGTAGTCTATTTTTCTAATTTCAAATTGATTTTACCAAGTCCAGCTGATGGACATCATAATAAACGAATGTCTCCGGCAGGCCTTTCTCTTTCACCTGGAGGAGCATCCCGCGGTCACTGGCTACTTTCAGTGCGTCATATTCCACTCGTTCAAGAGCGACTTTGACGAGAAGCTCTATCAGGTGGCCTCGATGTGCAGCATGTACGCCTTTCCCCTGATCATGTTCATCTACTGCTACGGGGCCATATACCTGGAGATCTATCGGAAGAGCCAGCGCGTCCTCAAGGACGTGATTGCCGAAAGATTCCGCCGCTCCAACGACGACGTCCTCAGCAGGGCCAAAAAGCGGACCCTCAAAATGACCATCACGATTGTGATCGTGTTCATCATCTGCTGGACCCCTTACTACACCATTTCCATGTGGTACTGGCTGGACAAGCACTCCGCGGACAAGGTCAACCCGCTGGTGCGAAAGGCGCTGTTCCTCTTCGCGTCGACAAACTCCTGTATGAATCCCTTGGTCTACGGGCTCTACAACATTCGCGGCCGtatgaacaacaacaatccgGTGGGTACTGCAATATATaaatcagttttatttttttcggaaagctattctttttatttaaaagctattttctttatttcaaGTTAATTTAAGGTGACTATGCAatacttttataatattttaaatacagaacattttaaatatgtggcaactaaagttttttaatgtaaGTCTTAAGGGAATGTATTTATGAGAAAGTAAATGAATAGAAAAACTAAACAAGTTGCTTTTAAATAGACTTTAAACACATTACCAAAATTgagtatacattttatttgttttattttaatacatgagttttaaattacttacACTGGCctacaaaattaaatcgatGAAATCCCCCAGAGATTAACCCTTGATTTTTTTGTCCAGATGGACTTCCTGAATCAAAGtggcattttaaatttgttgtatggtaaccttttttttaagagtaaTCTATTTTCACCTATTTTCatgcaaattatatttttattctccAGTACTGCTTAACCTATTTTGGTCATCGATAGCTTACAAAAAATAGATCATTCTTCAACTTTCCCATTCATGCTGTAAGGATAGGTTTCCGAATATAGATGCCagagctcgacaaagtttGGTTAAATTGCTATAACTGAAGTTCCGACAACTTAAAttagttctttaaaaatacacgaaaataattttatcactttgTCTTGAAGGTGAAACATTCACGAATCTGACAAGCTATTAACTTCATGAATCTGCCGGTAAGCCGATCTTATACGGATTTTACTGCAAAAAAGGATATTTTTCGACTTTTTAGCACTTAAAATATACTTAAGAGCCgctaaaaacccaaaaatcaCCGTTTTTGCAAGCTTAAAAAATTCATATAAATAGATTTACCGGGCGGAATGTTGAGGTTGACTTAACTTGTTAGATTCGTAAATGTTCCATcatcaagataaaattatttcaggTTCAGGCTTGTATAACTATGCAAGACCAttatagaaataaatattttaaataaataaatgtaactGATAGATTACACAGCCTTTCAACTTAAAGTAAAGTTCTAGGGTCTGGTGCACTAAACGTGTCCCTTTTCTAATTCACCCCTCTTTTGCAGTCGGTGAACAACAGGCACACGTCGCTGTCCAATCGCCTGGACTCCTCCAACCAGCTCATGCAGAAGCAGCTGACCAACAATTCGCTGATCAACGGACGAGGCCAAGTGATGGCGGCTGCAGTGGCGGCCACAACGAAGTTGGCCAATGTGGTGGGCCTGAAGGGAACTGCCGACTCCAATGGCTCAGCTGCAGCCGTGGGAACAGCGGTCACTCTTCCCGCGCCGCCCCTTCTGACGGAACCCACCGCTCCGCTGGCCAGTGACGACGAGGGCAACGACGACTCCAGTCTCAGTGTGGTCACCATCAGGTGCCAGGATCAGACCCGGTTCCGCCAGAAGTAATTTCGGTCTCTACACCCTTCCTACCTTCTTGCCACCAGAAATACCCATGCTCACCCCCATTCTTTATCTAGATGATTTACAACAGCTCCTCAAATTCACTTTTCGCTTTGGAGTTGCGCCATAAAAAGTTGGTTTTACGTCGCGGTTTAAATGTCCAATATAGCCAAAAGATCAAAATGTAtgctttttaactttaaaataattatattttagaacgtattctttttaaactttaaaacaacTATATTTCATCATGTTTACGCTTAACTAGCAATTTACGCTTAGAGGCAAATTCCAAAAGAACGTGATCCCCAAAGTCAAATAATCCGAAGAGTTCAAATTATTAGGAGAATTCTTAAATAATACAGGCAAAAACTAGACAGGCCAAATGGTACGAAATCACTTTATATTATTCATAGTCTGATTTCAAGACTTTTTCCTCACGCCCTTTAAATTATGCAACAGCTGCACAGAAACCCAAACAAAACCCATCAAAAACTGCGACCTAGACCAAGCCTTAGCCTTTTTGGGTTAATGCAGGCTTACATAATTTCCATGCACCCAAATGCTCACCCACAAGAGATCCACTCTAAAAGCAATTTTCTAGCCGCACTTCATTTTATGTCAACTCATCGGAGCTTCAATAAGAGCGAtgtctaaataaatatatactttcAGCTGTGGCGACTCCATCGAAATGACCAGAGTGGTTAAGTAAACAATAAAAGTTGGGCCACGATGGCAACTGGATCAATTAAGAGATCTGCTACTGTTCATCTGGAGAAGTCGGCTTGGACCAAAGGGCA encodes:
- the LOC128253387 gene encoding gonadotropin-releasing hormone receptor isoform X1, encoding MGDVLEENDHRSLSDWSNVNNTNGTMHLSKDMVFNDGHRLSITVYSILFVISTIGNSTVLYLLTKRRLRGPLRIDIMLMHLAIADLMVTLLLMPMEIVWAWTVQWLSTDLMCRLMSFFRVFGLYLSSYVMVCISLDRYFAILKPLKRSYNRGRIMLACAWLGSVVCSVPQAFLFHLEEHPAVTGYFQCVIFHSFKSDFDEKLYQVASMCSMYAFPLIMFIYCYGAIYLEIYRKSQRVLKDVIAERFRRSNDDVLSRAKKRTLKMTITIVIVFIICWTPYYTISMWYWLDKHSADKVNPLVRKALFLFASTNSCMNPLVYGLYNIRGRMNNNNPSVNNRHTSLSNRLDSSNQLMQKQLTNNSLINGRGQVMAAAVAATTKLANVVGLKGTADSNGSAAAVGTAVTLPAPPLLTEPTAPLASDDEGNDDSSLSVVTIRCQDQTRFRQNCGDSIEMTRVVK
- the LOC128253387 gene encoding gonadotropin-releasing hormone receptor isoform X2; the encoded protein is MGDVLEENDHRSLSDWSNVNNTNGTMHLSKDMVFNDGHRLSITVYSILFVISTIGNSTVLYLLTKRRLRGPLRIDIMLMHLAIADLMVTLLLMPMEIVWAWTVQWLSTDLMCRLMSFFRVFGLYLSSYVMVCISLDRYFAILKPLKRSYNRGRIMLACAWLGSVVCSVPQAFLFHLEEHPAVTGYFQCVIFHSFKSDFDEKLYQVASMCSMYAFPLIMFIYCYGAIYLEIYRKSQRVLKDVIAERFRRSNDDVLSRAKKRTLKMTITIVIVFIICWTPYYTISMWYWLDKHSADKVNPLVRKALFLFASTNSCMNPLVYGLYNIRGRMNNNNPSVNNRHTSLSNRLDSSNQLMQKQLTNNSLINGRGQVMAAAVAATTKLANVVGLKGTADSNGSAAAVGTAVTLPAPPLLTEPTAPLASDDEGNDDSSLSVVTIRCQDQTRFRQK